One window of Alkaliphilus metalliredigens QYMF genomic DNA carries:
- a CDS encoding DUF2922 domain-containing protein has translation MSYLNKYLRMVFKTDDDRSVSLRVSVPRDDLDAAQVKAVMDLIVAKDVIFSTVGNLVAVDSAYIVQTETTELDVSA, from the coding sequence GTGTCGTACTTGAATAAATATTTACGCATGGTCTTTAAGACCGATGATGATCGCTCTGTCAGCCTAAGGGTTTCTGTTCCTAGGGATGATCTAGACGCAGCCCAAGTGAAGGCTGTCATGGATTTAATCGTTGCAAAGGATGTGATCTTCTCAACAGTAGGTAATCTAGTGGCTGTGGACAGCGCTTACATCGTTCAGACAGAAACAACTGAACTCGATGTGTCTGCCTAA
- a CDS encoding DNA-directed RNA polymerase subunit alpha C-terminal domain-containing protein, with amino-acid sequence MHSHNYSDSISTLNLSTRSYNTLRREGIHTTNDLLNCSKDDIINFRSVGVKSLEEIVNAIDSLNKYKLEMYSENMLNKKRNHKTFVGHDGLKYIDIAIENLNLSVRAFNCLKSTSVDYYSQLIDVLDEELIAIPNMGRKTLLELEHIKKTVQPTKYVEDNKGPQTDIEDIGCKIFASISEKINIKPKKLFEIFKQVYSNYIIEKDVTLDIKDILKDKIFMKTLYENEYMKSVINDYVLNIIRENNYGCDENYLFDRIPYCFKFREIMNESLNDLLIRNDIDLLYDDRFVAIYNSFVIGAKDYLNDKEYDVIWQRIQGKTLVDVGKTKDVSKQRIRQIEEKAIKKLNNASIKFKEDVYSDIFNRYIILKEDFKIAFNDDEAYQYLVIRYHTTSEKDRLLKKPLENILHDKDIPMFFKRACEKAIYKNYVKIGNEYIPCSRNSISKYVLKNFGSNDLNFVEYSDIYFSILKDIDKINDPKLEVMERGYENKLAASNIVLWKYGKKFRYYNIDSYDFTDLLSRLNINQYKNVEYSTLKFFRLLPELMKVYDIRDEYELHNLLKKICSSDEYPTVNFKRMPNIEFGNADRDNQVLELLITLAPISNSDFAKEYENEYGVAANTVLANYMGNFDQYFYNGVYKIDFPALPNIIAQRLKQILIEDFYMLSTIREIYQKEFPQADKKLLNPFSLKSIGFKVYSNYAVSDIYSSASEYFNMLFTKTDITDLVRIASSVKEIISYTSQLYKLKSDYEIIEFMPNKIIHFRKLKEFGITKEMLNEYRNDVLNFVGDGKYFTLFSLRNEGFTHELDDLGFDDWFYTSILIEDKSNISYQRIGGNKVMLSGNFNIRFEEFLEYIVFSQESLSIDIHDLSDIFKQQYNVNVNTRKLIDIVRYSSLYYDAISEKIFADYDTYYEVV; translated from the coding sequence ATGCACTCTCATAATTATTCAGATTCAATCAGTACTCTAAACTTATCAACAAGATCATATAATACTCTTAGGAGAGAAGGTATACATACCACTAATGATTTACTAAATTGCTCAAAGGATGATATCATAAATTTTCGAAGTGTTGGTGTGAAGAGTTTAGAAGAGATCGTTAATGCGATTGATAGTTTAAACAAATATAAGTTAGAGATGTATTCTGAAAACATGTTGAATAAAAAACGTAATCATAAAACCTTTGTAGGCCATGATGGTTTAAAATACATCGATATTGCAATCGAGAACTTAAATTTAAGTGTTCGTGCATTTAATTGTTTGAAATCAACGAGTGTTGATTATTATTCTCAATTAATTGATGTATTAGATGAAGAGTTAATTGCTATTCCAAACATGGGCAGAAAGACTCTTTTAGAATTAGAGCACATTAAAAAGACAGTTCAACCTACGAAATACGTCGAGGACAATAAGGGGCCACAAACTGATATAGAGGACATAGGGTGTAAAATTTTTGCATCTATAAGTGAAAAAATAAATATTAAGCCTAAAAAGCTCTTTGAAATATTTAAACAAGTATACTCAAATTACATCATTGAAAAGGACGTTACTCTTGATATCAAAGATATCCTAAAAGACAAAATATTTATGAAAACTTTATATGAAAATGAATATATGAAGTCAGTTATTAATGACTATGTGCTTAACATAATTCGGGAGAACAATTATGGTTGTGATGAAAACTATTTGTTTGATAGAATCCCGTATTGCTTTAAGTTTAGAGAAATAATGAATGAATCTTTAAATGATTTGCTTATTAGAAATGACATAGATCTACTTTATGATGATAGATTTGTAGCGATTTATAATAGCTTTGTTATTGGAGCTAAGGATTATCTAAACGATAAAGAATATGATGTTATTTGGCAAAGAATTCAAGGAAAAACTTTAGTGGATGTAGGAAAGACAAAAGATGTTTCTAAACAAAGGATACGTCAAATAGAGGAAAAGGCAATTAAAAAGTTGAATAATGCATCTATAAAATTCAAAGAAGATGTTTATTCAGATATTTTTAATAGATATATTATACTTAAAGAGGATTTTAAGATTGCATTCAATGATGATGAAGCTTATCAATACCTTGTAATTAGATACCATACCACTTCAGAAAAAGACAGGTTATTAAAAAAACCTTTGGAAAATATTTTACACGATAAAGATATTCCAATGTTTTTCAAGAGAGCTTGTGAAAAAGCAATATATAAAAATTATGTTAAGATAGGAAACGAATACATTCCATGTTCGCGAAATAGTATAAGTAAGTATGTTCTCAAGAATTTCGGTTCCAATGATCTAAACTTTGTCGAGTATTCTGATATATATTTTTCAATACTTAAAGACATAGATAAAATTAATGATCCCAAATTAGAAGTAATGGAGCGAGGATATGAAAATAAGTTAGCTGCTAGCAATATAGTACTTTGGAAATATGGGAAAAAATTTAGGTATTACAATATTGATTCATACGATTTTACAGATTTACTAAGTAGATTAAATATTAATCAGTATAAAAATGTAGAATATTCTACACTTAAATTTTTCCGATTATTACCTGAACTTATGAAAGTTTATGATATCCGAGACGAATATGAACTTCACAACCTTTTAAAGAAAATTTGCAGCTCTGATGAATACCCAACTGTTAATTTTAAGCGTATGCCAAACATTGAATTTGGAAATGCAGATAGAGATAATCAAGTATTGGAATTATTAATAACATTAGCACCTATATCAAATAGTGATTTTGCCAAAGAATATGAAAATGAGTATGGAGTTGCAGCTAATACGGTACTAGCTAATTATATGGGCAATTTTGATCAGTATTTTTATAATGGTGTTTATAAAATTGATTTCCCTGCATTACCTAATATAATTGCACAAAGATTAAAGCAAATATTAATAGAAGATTTTTATATGTTATCAACGATAAGAGAAATATATCAAAAAGAATTTCCACAAGCCGACAAAAAACTTTTGAATCCGTTTTCATTAAAAAGCATTGGATTTAAAGTGTATTCAAATTATGCTGTAAGCGACATCTATAGTTCAGCATCAGAATACTTTAATATGTTGTTTACGAAAACTGATATTACAGATTTAGTAAGAATTGCATCTAGTGTTAAAGAGATAATATCTTACACATCACAACTGTATAAGCTAAAGTCAGATTACGAAATAATTGAATTTATGCCAAACAAGATTATTCATTTTAGAAAATTGAAAGAATTTGGCATTACTAAAGAAATGTTAAACGAATATCGTAATGATGTTCTTAACTTTGTAGGAGATGGAAAGTATTTCACATTGTTTTCATTAAGAAATGAAGGCTTTACTCATGAATTAGATGATCTTGGTTTTGACGATTGGTTCTATACTTCAATTCTGATTGAAGATAAGTCTAATATTTCGTATCAAAGAATTGGTGGTAATAAAGTAATGCTTAGTGGAAATTTTAATATACGATTTGAAGAGTTTTTAGAATATATAGTATTTAGTCAGGAATCGTTATCTATTGATATACATGATTTATCTGATATCTTCAAGCAACAATACAATGTAAACGTTAATACAAGAAAATTGATTGATATCGTTAGATACAGCTCTCTGTACTATGATGCAATCTCAGAAAAGATTTTTGCAGACTACGATACTTATTATGAGGTGGTATAA
- a CDS encoding GNAT family N-acetyltransferase — MVKIEHLSNYKEHIDTISKWLCKEWGTSDNIEFFKSILNHSLIKTNLPQTFIALDDGKPVGTIGLWRCDMVSRQDLFPWLSALYVIPAYRSKGIGKQLQSYLLSYTKRIGYEEIYLYTDLENYYEKIGWEYIDRGITYSGEYDKIYKKSLKD; from the coding sequence ATGGTTAAAATTGAGCACTTATCAAATTACAAAGAACATATTGATACGATTTCCAAGTGGCTGTGCAAAGAATGGGGAACTAGTGATAATATCGAATTTTTCAAGAGTATATTGAATCACAGTTTAATTAAGACAAACTTACCCCAAACCTTTATAGCATTAGATGATGGAAAACCAGTAGGAACCATTGGGTTATGGAGATGTGATATGGTTAGTAGACAAGATTTATTTCCTTGGTTATCAGCATTATATGTTATACCTGCTTATAGAAGTAAAGGCATAGGAAAACAATTACAATCTTATTTGCTAAGTTATACAAAGCGTATTGGATATGAAGAAATATACTTATATACAGATTTAGAGAATTATTATGAGAAAATAGGATGGGAATATATAGATAGAGGGATAACTTATTCCGGTGAATATGATAAAATTTACAAAAAAAGCTTAAAGGATTAA
- a CDS encoding IS110 family RNA-guided transposase, which translates to MALKIVYPICCGIDVHKTFIVACVASTQKGVTTYKRRRFSTYTKGLKQLLQWLCENNCKDVCMESTGKYWIPVFNVLEDSCNITLAHPKYVKAIRGKKTDKKDAKWIADLFKHDLVAGSFMPPLAIRQLRDLMRYRFKLTNFMSSEKNRLQNCLTVSNIQLANVVSDTFGKSSMSIIEKLLENPLDTSFDLEHLIHGSMKKKLPEQAAKLKVIKQHYEDLQSRKADLEKIILSLSEPYAQEINLILTVPSFKNIFSAIAVVSEIGVNMDVFPTAKHLCSWAGLTPTNNESAGKRKSVRISRAGCYIKPLLVQCATAVVKSEKHPEIRNRYLRIKKRRGHKRAIIAIARMLLTAIYHILKKKEPYNADLYRKSDVLPVNREITVEQAIFLAKSQGFRIMVPV; encoded by the coding sequence ATGGCTTTAAAAATTGTTTATCCTATCTGTTGTGGTATTGATGTCCACAAAACTTTTATTGTTGCTTGTGTTGCTTCAACCCAGAAAGGAGTTACTACCTACAAACGCCGCCGCTTTTCTACCTATACAAAAGGTTTGAAACAGCTGTTACAGTGGCTTTGTGAAAATAACTGTAAGGATGTCTGTATGGAATCTACAGGAAAATACTGGATTCCTGTCTTTAATGTACTTGAAGATTCCTGCAATATCACTTTAGCTCATCCTAAATATGTTAAAGCAATCCGTGGGAAAAAAACTGATAAAAAAGATGCTAAATGGATTGCCGATTTATTTAAGCATGATCTTGTAGCTGGAAGCTTTATGCCTCCTCTTGCTATTAGACAGCTTCGTGACCTTATGCGTTATCGCTTTAAGTTAACTAATTTTATGTCCAGTGAAAAAAATCGCCTTCAAAATTGTCTAACTGTATCTAATATTCAACTTGCCAATGTTGTTTCTGATACCTTTGGTAAAAGCTCTATGAGTATTATTGAGAAACTTCTAGAAAATCCTTTGGATACCAGTTTCGACTTGGAGCACCTTATCCACGGCTCTATGAAGAAAAAACTTCCTGAACAAGCTGCAAAACTTAAGGTGATTAAACAACACTATGAAGATCTTCAATCTCGTAAAGCTGATCTTGAAAAAATTATTCTTTCTCTTTCCGAGCCCTACGCTCAAGAAATTAATTTAATCTTAACTGTTCCGTCTTTTAAAAACATCTTTTCAGCCATTGCTGTGGTTTCAGAAATAGGTGTTAATATGGACGTGTTCCCGACAGCTAAGCATCTATGTTCTTGGGCAGGGCTTACACCTACGAATAACGAAAGTGCCGGAAAGAGAAAATCAGTAAGGATCTCAAGAGCTGGCTGTTACATTAAACCTCTTTTAGTTCAATGTGCAACTGCTGTTGTAAAAAGCGAAAAGCATCCTGAAATCCGTAACCGTTACTTAAGAATCAAAAAACGTCGTGGTCATAAAAGGGCTATTATTGCCATTGCAAGAATGCTTCTTACAGCTATTTACCACATTCTTAAAAAGAAAGAGCCCTACAACGCCGATTTGTATAGAAAATCTGATGTTCTTCCAGTTAACCGTGAAATCACGGTAGAACAAGCTATTTTTCTAGCTAAAAGTCAGGGATTCCGTATTATGGTCCCAGTCTAG
- a CDS encoding DUF1659 domain-containing protein, protein MTIVKMDERRSASCRFVTGLTPEGNEQLMTRTIANFKVEAALDDVYEVAGMVATLYPYSIKNINMAERCELIEG, encoded by the coding sequence ATGACAATTGTAAAAATGGATGAAAGAAGAAGTGCTTCATGTCGATTTGTCACAGGTCTAACCCCTGAAGGGAATGAACAGCTGATGACAAGAACCATCGCCAACTTCAAGGTTGAAGCAGCATTAGATGATGTCTACGAAGTGGCAGGCATGGTGGCAACCCTTTACCCTTACAGTATCAAGAACATCAATATGGCTGAACGTTGTGAGTTGATCGAAGGGTAA
- a CDS encoding retropepsin-like aspartic protease — MKVEYRDELLFTTIEIVYKGEKKKINNIVIDTGASQTLLSQECVDDIGIKVGADDELVVSYGIGGKEHAFSKKVEEINIGTYKIKDCKLDFTSFQYEDINGLLGLDILVNGGYIVDLKDFQLYQKEL; from the coding sequence ATGAAAGTTGAATATAGAGATGAATTGCTTTTTACAACTATTGAAATTGTTTATAAGGGAGAAAAAAAGAAGATTAATAATATTGTTATTGATACTGGTGCCTCACAGACCTTACTTTCTCAGGAATGTGTAGATGATATTGGTATAAAGGTGGGTGCTGATGACGAGTTAGTTGTTTCTTATGGCATTGGTGGAAAAGAACACGCATTTTCGAAAAAAGTAGAAGAGATAAACATAGGGACTTATAAAATAAAGGATTGTAAATTAGACTTTACATCATTTCAGTATGAAGATATAAATGGTCTGTTGGGTTTAGATATACTAGTTAATGGAGGTTACATAGTAGATTTAAAAGATTTTCAATTATATCAAAAAGAGCTTTAA
- a CDS encoding ADP-ribosylglycohydrolase family protein, which produces MKWKKYLKEKPRQNVINDFKKAVITAVNKNRDRDSTGAITGNILGAYLRITEITQEWIEKVEMKDENNQ; this is translated from the coding sequence ATGAAGTGGAAAAAATATCTCAAGGAGAAGCCTCGACAAAATGTGATCAATGATTTTAAGAAAGCAGTAATAACTGCAGTCAATAAGAATAGAGATCGTGACAGCACTGGAGCAATCACTGGCAATATATTAGGAGCTTATTTACGAATAACCGAAATTACACAAGAATGGATTGAAAAAGTAGAGATGAAAGATGAAAACAATCAGTAA
- a CDS encoding S8 family peptidase, protein MKKLKLFISLIILIILVFLFLLKGIWVMNDKYDVTRNDIPWWYEYNNFSMKVSREDIKRSVIVAVVDTGVSNENFPYSNIIAGYNAIDGSTNTKDTHGHGKVLAHLIASPQIGINPYANILPVKVRKSMLDKPEIVSEGIIWAVNQGVDIINLSIGKEPINNKSYEGYREGVEYALKEGKLLIASAGTNGNKLFYPAAFEGVISVAGLDRNLNYRSNIDVEDIDIFAVDTNDKVSSSFPTAIVSGAVSLIMALDEDLSPQEAMRIILKKADTIYINGKSAKLLNLDRAIEFIKSTV, encoded by the coding sequence ATGAAAAAGCTCAAATTATTTATAAGTCTTATTATATTAATAATATTAGTATTTTTATTCCTATTAAAAGGCATTTGGGTTATGAATGATAAATACGATGTTACAAGAAATGATATTCCATGGTGGTATGAGTATAATAATTTTTCAATGAAGGTAAGCCGGGAAGATATTAAAAGAAGTGTTATCGTAGCAGTTGTTGATACTGGAGTATCCAATGAAAATTTTCCTTATTCCAATATTATCGCGGGTTATAATGCCATAGACGGTAGCACTAATACTAAAGATACACATGGACATGGAAAAGTACTAGCTCATCTTATCGCCTCTCCCCAAATAGGGATAAATCCTTATGCTAATATATTACCAGTGAAGGTTAGAAAGAGTATGCTGGATAAACCAGAGATTGTGTCAGAGGGCATTATATGGGCTGTTAACCAAGGTGTAGATATTATAAATTTGAGTATTGGGAAAGAACCTATCAACAATAAATCGTATGAGGGATATCGAGAAGGTGTAGAATATGCTCTGAAAGAAGGAAAATTGTTAATAGCCTCAGCTGGAACTAATGGAAATAAATTATTCTATCCTGCTGCTTTTGAAGGAGTAATTTCAGTAGCTGGTCTAGATAGAAACTTGAACTATAGATCAAATATAGACGTAGAAGATATTGATATATTTGCTGTTGATACAAACGATAAAGTAAGTTCTAGCTTCCCAACAGCAATTGTTTCGGGTGCAGTATCCTTGATAATGGCCTTGGATGAAGACCTATCTCCACAGGAAGCAATGAGGATTATTTTGAAGAAGGCAGATACTATTTATATCAATGGGAAAAGTGCCAAATTGCTTAACCTAGATAGAGCAATAGAATTCATAAAATCAACGGTCTAA
- a CDS encoding type II toxin-antitoxin system PemK/MazF family toxin encodes MDNFGDLYLVRIAFDDNPHVAKNRPVFLVNHLSESKLYTIAEITKSSPKRPPTYFDQYKEPINKWKQAALDKKSYVKTHKLHNVGYDKLFRKIGETAQEDAIRIVNRIVEVNI; translated from the coding sequence ATGGATAATTTTGGAGATTTATATTTAGTACGAATTGCCTTTGATGATAACCCACATGTTGCTAAAAATAGACCAGTTTTCCTTGTTAATCATCTTTCTGAATCTAAATTGTACACCATCGCTGAAATTACTAAATCTTCACCCAAGCGACCCCCGACATACTTCGACCAGTATAAAGAACCTATCAACAAGTGGAAACAAGCGGCCTTGGACAAAAAGTCTTATGTCAAAACACACAAGTTACATAATGTTGGTTATGACAAGTTGTTTAGAAAAATTGGTGAGACTGCTCAAGAAGATGCGATTAGAATAGTAAACAGAATTGTTGAAGTTAATATATAA
- a CDS encoding phosphorothioated DNA-binding restriction endonuclease has product MNDFQLKEAVRNLSIWRRRDERAPHKPLLILLALGQLYAKKTQHLPYEEIREPLKDLLIEFGPTRQSYHPEHPFVRLTNDGIWNLNVLVKNSNIRGKWLLDHNVVGGFNDEVYSLLMSNKTLIREVAEIILNDHFPQTMHEDILATVGLDFDEITNRHRDPKFREKILRAYEYKCAVCGFNVRLGNNLIAVEAAHIKWHQAGGPDNENNGMALCVMHHKLFDRGVFTLTSSRKLLVAERAHGTNGFEEWLMRYHGKEITAPIRPEYKPEDSYVNWHVKEVFKGSSRYHAG; this is encoded by the coding sequence ATGAATGATTTTCAATTAAAGGAAGCTGTTAGAAACTTGAGTATATGGAGGAGAAGAGATGAGAGAGCTCCCCATAAACCATTACTCATTTTACTAGCACTTGGACAGCTTTATGCAAAAAAGACACAGCATCTACCTTATGAAGAAATTAGAGAACCGTTGAAGGATTTATTGATAGAATTTGGTCCAACACGGCAATCATACCATCCAGAACACCCATTTGTTAGGCTTACAAATGACGGTATATGGAATTTAAATGTTCTGGTTAAAAACTCTAATATTAGAGGCAAATGGTTGCTAGATCATAATGTAGTTGGAGGATTTAATGACGAAGTTTATTCACTATTAATGAGTAATAAAACACTTATCAGAGAAGTGGCAGAAATAATATTGAATGATCACTTCCCTCAAACCATGCACGAAGATATACTGGCAACAGTTGGTTTAGATTTTGACGAAATCACCAATAGACATAGGGATCCTAAATTTAGAGAGAAGATACTACGTGCTTATGAATATAAGTGTGCTGTATGTGGATTCAACGTTAGACTGGGGAATAATCTAATTGCAGTAGAAGCGGCACATATCAAATGGCACCAAGCTGGAGGACCAGACAATGAGAATAATGGTATGGCACTATGCGTAATGCATCATAAACTCTTTGACCGAGGGGTGTTCACATTAACCAGTTCACGTAAACTTCTGGTTGCTGAAAGGGCACATGGAACAAATGGATTTGAAGAATGGTTAATGCGTTATCATGGAAAAGAGATAACTGCCCCTATCCGACCTGAATATAAACCAGAAGATTCATATGTGAACTGGCATGTAAAAGAAGTGTTTAAGGGGTCTAGCAGGTACCATGCTGGATAA
- a CDS encoding flavodoxin domain-containing protein, with protein MKTVLLVYKSNSGLTKKYAEWIQEELNCTTIELKDAHISEITKYDIIIFGGGMHANKINGIKFIKNNLERFRNNHLIIFATGATPASAVEEVKKFEQANIPCGHSIPFFYFQSGMNYKDMRIIDKIIMNCFNFVLRLKKDKNSVEQGTMEAISNSYDNSNQIVIKPLIHYVRQLSE; from the coding sequence ATGAAGACAGTTTTATTAGTATATAAGTCGAACTCGGGACTTACAAAAAAATATGCAGAATGGATACAAGAAGAACTAAATTGTACTACGATTGAATTAAAAGATGCACATATTTCTGAGATCACTAAATATGACATAATAATATTTGGAGGTGGTATGCACGCCAACAAGATTAATGGTATTAAATTCATAAAAAACAACCTTGAACGATTTAGAAATAATCATTTAATTATTTTTGCCACAGGAGCAACTCCCGCTTCTGCTGTTGAAGAGGTCAAAAAATTCGAACAAGCAAATATTCCGTGTGGACATAGTATACCTTTTTTCTATTTTCAGAGTGGCATGAATTATAAAGATATGAGGATTATTGATAAGATTATAATGAACTGCTTTAATTTTGTATTAAGATTAAAGAAGGATAAGAATTCAGTTGAACAAGGAACAATGGAAGCAATTAGTAACTCATATGATAATTCAAATCAAATAGTCATAAAACCATTGATTCACTACGTCAGACAGTTATCAGAATAA
- a CDS encoding GNAT family N-acetyltransferase: MSNYLIREMKPDEVGILKDMLYEAIFQTDEKNLLPRDVIEQPELSIYINNWGKSDDLCLVVEIDGKIVGAVWTRILAGEIKGFGNIDRETPEFAISLYKEYRNQGIGTDIMKQMIYHLKTRGYKQTSLAVQKENYAVKMYQNIGFKIVSELEDEYLMVYNLS; the protein is encoded by the coding sequence TTGAGCAATTACTTGATTAGAGAAATGAAACCAGATGAAGTGGGTATTCTTAAAGATATGCTATATGAAGCCATTTTTCAAACAGACGAAAAGAATCTTTTGCCGCGAGATGTTATTGAACAGCCAGAATTAAGTATATATATTAACAATTGGGGAAAGTCAGATGATTTATGCTTAGTTGTAGAGATAGATGGTAAAATTGTTGGTGCAGTGTGGACAAGAATATTAGCTGGAGAAATCAAAGGATTTGGAAACATAGACCGCGAGACACCCGAATTTGCTATTTCTTTGTATAAGGAATACAGAAATCAAGGTATTGGAACGGATATAATGAAACAAATGATATATCATTTAAAGACTCGAGGTTATAAACAGACTTCGTTGGCTGTGCAAAAAGAAAATTATGCAGTTAAAATGTATCAGAATATCGGTTTTAAAATAGTCTCAGAGCTTGAAGATGAATATCTAATGGTCTACAATTTGAGTTAA
- a CDS encoding YcbK family protein produces MNQIQIDKNFQLREFQCLGGSQLVKLDHRLIEKLQQLRDQVGSPVIVTSGFRTPEHNKRVGGSLNSQHLLGRAADIQVPGYSPEAIAQIADALGFTGVGIYATFTHVDVRTTGQSRWQG; encoded by the coding sequence ATGAATCAAATTCAAATTGATAAAAACTTTCAACTCCGAGAATTTCAGTGTCTTGGAGGTAGTCAACTGGTCAAGTTAGATCATCGGTTGATTGAAAAGCTTCAACAGCTTCGAGATCAGGTAGGTAGCCCCGTCATTGTCACTTCAGGCTTTCGAACTCCTGAGCATAACAAAAGAGTTGGAGGAAGTCTAAATAGTCAGCATCTGCTAGGTCGGGCTGCAGATATCCAAGTGCCTGGTTATTCACCAGAAGCCATTGCTCAAATAGCAGATGCCTTGGGATTCACTGGAGTCGGTATTTATGCCACCTTTACCCATGTGGATGTGAGAACCACTGGTCAGTCCCGCTGGCAGGGATAA